From one Streptomyces sp. R41 genomic stretch:
- a CDS encoding LacI family DNA-binding transcriptional regulator codes for MNIGEIARRAGVSRSTVSYALSGKRPVSDDTRQKIQRVIDELGYRPNASARALANGRTSTLGLVFPPAGSHYTGMQLDFIGSVVEAAATYDYDVLLSPSGVDSDRSFQRLLAERRVDGAILMEIRLQDDRIDHLVAENFPAVCIGRTAQPDGDWWVGLDHTALAAACVHHLADLGHRRIAFVNRPERMLRAGYESAHRGLEGFTKAAAERGLTVRTYCCGDDAPSGEACVERILLDDPAITALVTLNEAALGGIYRGLASAGRHVPRDFSVTGVVAGRWAETVTPQLTAADVPAEQMGRLAVELLVERLDHPDAAPRHHLLAPPISLRASTGPAHTNPDAGPGSNA; via the coding sequence GTGAACATCGGTGAGATCGCCCGGCGGGCCGGTGTCTCCCGGAGCACCGTCTCGTACGCGCTCAGCGGCAAGCGTCCGGTGTCGGACGACACCCGGCAGAAGATCCAGCGGGTCATCGACGAACTGGGCTACCGGCCCAACGCCAGCGCCCGCGCTCTGGCCAACGGCCGAACCAGCACCCTCGGCCTGGTCTTCCCGCCGGCCGGCTCCCACTACACCGGCATGCAGCTCGACTTCATCGGCAGCGTGGTGGAGGCCGCGGCGACCTACGACTACGACGTGCTGCTCTCCCCGAGCGGCGTGGACAGCGACCGTTCGTTCCAGCGTCTGCTGGCCGAGCGGCGGGTCGACGGCGCGATCCTCATGGAGATCAGGCTCCAGGACGACCGCATCGACCACCTCGTCGCCGAGAACTTCCCCGCCGTCTGCATCGGCCGGACCGCGCAGCCGGACGGCGACTGGTGGGTGGGCCTCGACCACACCGCGCTGGCGGCCGCCTGTGTCCACCATCTCGCCGACCTCGGCCACCGCAGGATCGCCTTCGTGAACCGGCCCGAGCGCATGCTGCGGGCCGGGTACGAGTCGGCGCACCGAGGACTCGAGGGCTTCACCAAGGCCGCGGCCGAGCGCGGGCTCACCGTACGGACGTACTGCTGCGGCGACGACGCTCCTTCCGGTGAAGCCTGTGTGGAGCGGATCCTGCTCGACGATCCAGCCATCACGGCGCTGGTCACGCTCAACGAGGCCGCGCTGGGCGGCATTTACCGCGGTCTGGCCTCAGCAGGCCGCCATGTGCCGCGCGACTTCTCGGTCACCGGTGTCGTGGCCGGAAGGTGGGCGGAGACGGTGACCCCGCAGCTCACCGCGGCGGACGTACCGGCGGAGCAGATGGGGCGCCTCGCCGTCGAGCTCCTCGTCGAGCGCTTGGACCATCCCGACGCGGCGCCGCGCCACCACCTGCTCGCCCCGCCCATCTCCCTGCGCGCGAGCACCGGCCCCGCCCACACCAACCCGGATGCCGGGCCCGGCTCTAACGCCTGA
- a CDS encoding extracellular solute-binding protein, with amino-acid sequence MNGSTGRRLTAAALTVVALATGTTACSSGGSSSAEGEDSGTYTVWDPYPQFAKNSAWVKLLDGCGTKAGVKIKRTGFDTSDLANKALLAAQQDNSPDVLIVDNPVVSTLAEAGVLTTTADSKVDTSKVDPNLLAAGQSGGKTYGTPIGANTLALYYNKKVLKAAGVDSASVKDWPSLTAALEKVKKAGKKGITFSAIGTEEGSFQFLPWFWGAGAKLTQLDSAQGESALSLWNGWLKKGYAPNSVLNNTQTTSWQEFATGDYAFAENGTWQLAGAEKAGFDYGVLPIPGASGGNAAAPTGGEFVTVPVQGDTGRYATTRKLVSCLTSTDNLYATDTTLSYVAPTSAVQDKQMASDAKLKPWIEAVKAAKGRTSDDLGTKYPKISEQLWKAVQTALSGAKSPKDALTSAQAAVK; translated from the coding sequence ATGAACGGATCCACCGGAAGGCGGCTCACCGCCGCGGCCCTGACCGTCGTCGCCCTCGCCACAGGCACCACCGCATGCTCGTCGGGCGGAAGTTCGTCCGCTGAGGGGGAGGACAGCGGCACGTACACCGTCTGGGACCCCTACCCGCAGTTCGCCAAGAACTCGGCCTGGGTGAAGCTGCTCGACGGCTGCGGCACCAAGGCCGGCGTGAAGATCAAGCGGACCGGGTTCGACACCAGCGACCTGGCGAACAAGGCGCTGCTGGCGGCCCAGCAGGACAACTCCCCGGACGTGCTCATCGTCGACAACCCCGTGGTGTCGACCCTGGCCGAGGCCGGAGTCCTCACCACGACGGCCGACAGCAAGGTGGACACCTCGAAGGTCGACCCCAACCTGCTGGCGGCCGGTCAGTCCGGCGGGAAAACGTACGGAACGCCGATCGGCGCCAACACCCTTGCCCTCTACTACAACAAGAAGGTCCTCAAGGCCGCGGGCGTCGACAGCGCCTCGGTCAAGGACTGGCCGTCCCTGACCGCCGCACTTGAGAAGGTCAAGAAGGCGGGCAAGAAGGGCATCACCTTCTCCGCGATCGGCACGGAAGAGGGCAGCTTCCAGTTCCTGCCCTGGTTCTGGGGCGCGGGCGCGAAGCTGACCCAACTCGACTCCGCCCAGGGCGAGTCGGCCCTGTCCCTGTGGAACGGCTGGCTGAAGAAGGGCTACGCCCCCAACTCGGTGCTCAACAACACCCAGACCACCAGCTGGCAGGAGTTCGCCACCGGCGACTACGCCTTCGCCGAGAACGGAACCTGGCAGCTCGCAGGCGCCGAGAAGGCCGGCTTCGACTACGGCGTGCTCCCGATACCCGGCGCTTCCGGTGGCAACGCCGCGGCCCCGACCGGCGGCGAGTTCGTCACCGTCCCCGTCCAGGGCGACACCGGCCGCTACGCCACCACACGCAAGCTGGTCTCCTGCCTGACCAGCACCGACAACCTCTATGCCACCGACACCACCCTCTCCTACGTGGCCCCCACCAGCGCGGTCCAGGACAAGCAGATGGCGTCCGACGCCAAGTTGAAGCCGTGGATCGAGGCGGTCAAGGCCGCCAAGGGACGCACCAGCGACGACCTCGGCACCAAGTACCCCAAGATCTCGGAGCAGCTGTGGAAGGCGGTCCAGACGGCCCTCAGCGGGGCCAAGTCCCCCAAGGACGCGCTCACTTCGGCGCAGGCGGCGGTCAAGTGA
- a CDS encoding carbohydrate ABC transporter permease produces the protein MKQTTHPPDRRPVLDRNGAAPAAPSPARTAPRRRPAPQQWAAWAFLAPVTLYLGLFYAYPLYRNLDLSLRNYTVRSFVQGDAPFTGLANYRTVLDDPTFGPALTHTVVFTAVCLFFQYAIGLALAVFFNQHFRLSATLRALFLVPWLLPLIVSASTWSWMLNSDSGIVNAALHVVGIGPVNWLTSPSWSLTSVIIANVWIGIPFNLVVLYSGLQAIPDSLYEAAALDGANAWRRFWHITFPLLRPVSAITLLLGLVYTLKVFDIVWIMTKGGPADASTTFATWSYRLGFGNLLPAFGPGAAVGNLLVVAALVFGLVYLRV, from the coding sequence GTGAAGCAGACGACACACCCACCGGACCGTCGGCCCGTGCTCGACCGGAACGGGGCGGCCCCCGCCGCCCCGTCCCCGGCCCGCACCGCGCCGCGCCGCCGTCCCGCCCCCCAGCAATGGGCCGCCTGGGCCTTCCTCGCCCCGGTCACTCTCTACCTCGGCCTCTTCTACGCCTATCCGCTCTACCGCAACCTCGACCTGAGCCTGCGCAACTACACCGTCCGCTCCTTCGTCCAGGGCGACGCGCCCTTCACCGGCCTCGCCAACTACCGCACCGTCCTCGACGATCCGACCTTCGGCCCGGCACTGACCCACACCGTGGTGTTCACCGCCGTGTGCCTGTTCTTCCAGTACGCCATCGGCCTGGCACTCGCGGTCTTCTTCAACCAGCACTTCCGGCTCTCCGCGACCCTGCGCGCCCTGTTCCTCGTACCATGGCTGCTGCCGCTGATCGTGTCGGCCTCCACCTGGTCATGGATGCTCAACAGCGACTCCGGCATCGTCAACGCCGCCCTGCACGTCGTCGGCATCGGCCCGGTGAACTGGCTGACCTCGCCGTCGTGGTCACTGACCTCGGTGATCATCGCCAACGTCTGGATCGGCATTCCGTTCAACCTGGTCGTGCTCTACAGCGGTCTGCAGGCGATCCCCGACAGCCTCTACGAGGCGGCCGCCCTCGACGGCGCGAACGCCTGGCGGCGCTTCTGGCACATCACCTTCCCGCTGCTGCGCCCGGTCTCAGCCATCACCCTGCTGCTGGGCCTGGTCTACACGCTCAAGGTCTTCGACATCGTCTGGATCATGACCAAGGGCGGCCCGGCCGACGCGTCCACCACCTTCGCCACCTGGTCCTACCGGCTCGGCTTCGGCAACCTCCTGCCCGCCTTCGGTCCCGGAGCGGCCGTCGGCAACCTGCTCGTCGTCGCCGCCCTGGTCTTCGGCCTGGTG